ATGGAGCATGTTGGGAGGCCAAACTACAGAGCAAGGGGATTGTTCTAGATTTAAGGGAAATGTACCACATTGTTGTAAAAAAGATCCTACTGTTGTGGATCTATTGCCAGGAACTCCCTACAATCAGCAGATTGCAAATTGCTGCAAGGGAGGTGTAGTCAGTTCATGGGTGCAGGATCCTGCCAATGCAGCAAGCTCATTCCAGGTTAGTGTAGGTTCAGCTGGTACCACCAACAAAACAGTTCGACTTCCTAAGAACTTCACCCTGAAAGCACCAGGGCCTGGCTATACTTGTGGACCTGCGAAGATCGTTAAACCTACTAGATTTGTGACACAAGATGGAAGGAGAGTCACTCAAGCTTTGAGTAAGTTTCTTGATGAAGATTACAGAGTATTTTGGATACATTTATGCACTTCATTCAACTTCAGTGACCTAGATGGTACTATGATTTCTCAAATTTATGGCTGGTGATGTAGATTAATCTTAAATTTACGAATAGGATGGTTAAGTACTATTACACAGATGGTGTTGAACtgaagtggaattaataatgcTGTTATTTGCACATACTGTGGAGGTCTTTATCACCAAATGCCTATGCTTTTCTTTTGCCCAATTCTTGTTGGTTATGTTATATACCAGAGATTGCTTGATTTTGTTTACTCTTATATTTGACAAGGGAGTGATTCTTAAAGGCAATTTTTGTCTCccctaattaaaaatttgagctATTACCCATAAATGTACTGGGCCTAAATTTATTTCTCTGTGACAGTGACATGGAATGTTACATGCACATATTCACAATTCCTGTCTCAGAAAACCCCCACTTGCTGTGTCTCGCTCTCATCGTTCTACAATGACACAATTGTACCCTGCCCAACATGCACCTGTGGTTGCCAGAACAACATTACTCAGCCAGGGAGCTGTGTAGAGTAAGTTCATTCAGCCAAGTCAATATTACTTTTTGTTTGAGCCTCCTCCTGAGTTTGGAgctgaatatttttatttatacccttttatttaattttaaattcttttccatTCTGGTTTACAGGCAAGACTCGCCATATTTGGCTTCAGTTGTCTCAGGTTCTGGGAAGAATAGCTATACTCCTCTAGTCCAGTGTACGAAGCATATGTGTCCCATTCGAGTCCATTGGCATGTTAAGCTTAGCTACAAGGAGTATTGGCGAGTGAAGGTCACAATTACGAATTTCAATTACAGGATGAATTATACGCAGTGGAACTTAGTTGTCCAGCACCCCAACTTTGATAATCTGACCCAGATTTTCAGCTTTAACTACAAGTCATTGACACCTTATGCAGCTATAAGTAAGTTTTAAGCCTTCAGTTGTGATGCTCTTGTTTTTTCCTATATTCTTTGCATTTTATGCCATGGACAAAAACTTGGAATAATGGTGGCATGGATCAAGCACAAGTTTAAACTATAATTATCATCTGTGTGGCTGGGGTAGTAAATTTCTTTGATGGGATTCATGAATTTGTTGATCTGAATTCTTAGTCGCTACTTTTGTGGATATAGGGACTGAGAAGTTAAAACTGGCATATCATCGCTTTGTATGACAAAATGTGCATGTTTCCCTTTTCGGTTTATGACATATTGAAAATTGAACATGGGTATAACAAGTTCTTTTTTCCCAACAGATGATACTGCCATGCTATGGGGGGTTAAGTTCTACAATGATCTGCTCATGCAAGCTGGCCCTCTTGGAAATGTACAGTCAGAGCTACTCTTTCGGAAGGATAAATCAACTTTCACTTTTGAGAAGGGTTGGGCTTTCCCTCGAAGAATCTATTTCAATGGAGATAATTGTGTCATGCCTCCTCCTGATTCCTATCCGTGGTTGCCAAATGCCACCTCACGGACAAGTACCTCCCTACTTACTCTAATAATGGTTCTCTTGTCAGCCTTGCTATTGTTGAATGCACATGTTTAAAATTCTACCAGTGGCATAGAGTAACACTTGTCAGTCCCAAAATTTCCAACCGAATCAGTTGGACCCATAAATTATGGCAACAATTGAAGTACATATATACGATTTGCCAATGACTTCCATCTATGTGCACGATCATTTGGCAAAACATACTTTAGTTTTCATGAATGGGTAGGCTGATTCCTGTGCCAGTTTTTGTTACTCCTAGCTGTTGTATTGCATACTTATTAATGTACttaatcatcattttttgtgcTTTGTAATAAAACCAAGAACCATTTAGCAGGAAAATTAAAGCTAATTACTGTTTTTGTACTGATTGTTGTTTCTAAGGActcctatttttaatatctgAATGAGTTACTTTATTTAACTAACCAcaactatatttaaaaaaatggccTCTCTGCATGTTATGAGAATAATGGAACAGAGTTACAGAGATGTAGGAAGTATTAAATTACGAGCCCTTTAAAAATTCACTGAGGTTTCATTAGAGTTCAGATCTAGTCTCCCCCTGCTCTCTAGTTCATATGTATATACCTTAGCtttattgttttcttcaaaGGATTTTTGAGACAATGTGCCAGTGTTCCATGTGGACGTCGCCTTGGCTTCAAAACTTGTATCACTGTTTCAGCATTGCGAACTCTTGGAAAACAATCAAGACAATCACCAAACAGTGACCAGCAGGAAAATCACCGAAGAAATGAAGGTTGAGAAAGCAAGTAGGTTTTGATGAGCAGAGTTGGGCAGAAATGGATATGTCTCAGGTAGGGGCAGCATGCACTCATCACCATT
Above is a genomic segment from Vitis riparia cultivar Riparia Gloire de Montpellier isolate 1030 chromosome 14, EGFV_Vit.rip_1.0, whole genome shotgun sequence containing:
- the LOC117930633 gene encoding protein COBRA-like — translated: MGFCLSLISRSISSFCGCTILLLFLLSCSCFTSTEAYDALDPNGNITIKWDIMSWTPDGYVAVVTMYNFQQYRHIQSPGWSLQWTWAKKEVIWSMLGGQTTEQGDCSRFKGNVPHCCKKDPTVVDLLPGTPYNQQIANCCKGGVVSSWVQDPANAASSFQVSVGSAGTTNKTVRLPKNFTLKAPGPGYTCGPAKIVKPTRFVTQDGRRVTQALMTWNVTCTYSQFLSQKTPTCCVSLSSFYNDTIVPCPTCTCGCQNNITQPGSCVEQDSPYLASVVSGSGKNSYTPLVQCTKHMCPIRVHWHVKLSYKEYWRVKVTITNFNYRMNYTQWNLVVQHPNFDNLTQIFSFNYKSLTPYAAINDTAMLWGVKFYNDLLMQAGPLGNVQSELLFRKDKSTFTFEKGWAFPRRIYFNGDNCVMPPPDSYPWLPNATSRTSTSLLTLIMVLLSALLLLNAHV